The nucleotide sequence CGCTGTTGTTTTCAACCTTAAACGAAAGACCGACGTTTCCTGTCGTTTTGCTCTGTGTATCGTTGTCGAGCGCCGCGGTGAGAGTCACCGTTATTCCCTTTATTGTCCACGGAATTTCTATTAGGCGCTGTTCGTTGCTCACCTTAACCGTGCCGAGCGATGAGTCTATTCCGAAAAATGCGTAATTCTGACCGAAAATATAGTCGTCGTCACCTATACGTACAGTGATGAATGATGTTCCGCTGCTCCGTTCCTTATCCTCGGCATATAAAAGAGGAATGTCGTTGTCGAGCGCTTTTTGAGGATTACCCTCGGCGGTTTCTATTGCAAAACCGCCGGTTTTTTGGTTAAAGGTAAAGCTCATATACTGATTTGAAATTCTGTATTCGTCCTCCTCGGCAAACACCGCCGCGGGAAATGCCGAAATAAGAACGGCAAGTATCAAAACATATGACAGTGCCTTTTTAAATATGTTCATTCTCTTTCATTCCCCCTTTAATTACTTACATATACGCAAAGTGTGAAGTAGTCGCGCTTGTCGGTCTGAACAAAGAATGTGTACCAGCCGTCTTTTAAGTCTTTCACTTCAAATTCGCCGTTTGCGTTTTTGTTTATCATTGTGCCTTCTTTCTTCATCTGTCCCATTGTTCTCACGCCGTTTTGATACCTTACATATGCCGTTCCCGAGAAGTTTGCGAGCGAGAGTTTTATATCCTTGCCGATAACCTCGCTTCGTCCCGCAAAGTCGGGAAGATTTCCGTTTATAAGCGCTACCGTGTCGTATTTGCCCACAAGTCTTATTGTGCGCGCCGCGGTTGTTTCGTTGTGCGCCGAGTCGGAAACTGTGTATGTGATTGTGTAAGGTTTGGACGAGTCAAACTTGTTAAGGCTCAAATCGTTCGGATTGAATGTGCCGTAGTCGACTTTTACCTTCTCGGTGAGATT is from Qingrenia yutianensis and encodes:
- a CDS encoding DUF5011 domain-containing protein — its product is KNADGTFNNDAYPVTNKDVTVTVETDDDTRLIGSSDEYGKIKEKVYDRNGLFIFDTEKKNGLSASYGVDIEVIDKTAPAIDISELGGELVFYENPKMNSDYDISMLEYVKDGKYTAYKAYDTFNGKTENLTEKVKVDYGTFNPNDLSLNKFDSSKPYTITYTVSDSAHNETTAARTIRLVGKYDTVALINGNLPDFAGRSEVIGKDIKLSLANFSGTAYVRYQNGVRTMGQMKKEGTMINKNANGEFEVKDLKDGWYTFFVQTDKRDYFTLCVYVSN